From one Rhodamnia argentea isolate NSW1041297 chromosome 1, ASM2092103v1, whole genome shotgun sequence genomic stretch:
- the LOC115751333 gene encoding polygalacturonase At1g48100, whose translation MKQYTNTSCLRLVRPIIIAILTIMHIAITHCAGQVKAERSHMIKKSKRHGHKHHNAPAPAPAPQYGDHPAEASMFNVLSFGAEGDGVSDDSKVRVRVFFSLLLSSSNEQAFLAAWKAACKVPTATLVIPQGLKFLVKPISFKGPCMPNLVLQIDGIVQAPPKVGYWKKSSLFQWLNFKWVQNFTVQGTGTVDGQGAEWWSLSQTPHYNVQRTSKHILGMKPTALRFYSSYNVTVRGISIVNSPLCHLKFDNSRGIKISNIAISSPEDSPNTDGIHLQNSQHVEIEHSNIGCGDDCVSVQTGCSDVYIHHISCGPGHGISLGGLGKDKTVACVSNIIVDNLSLENTLYGVRIKTWQGGVGSVKNVSFSNVQVSHVKVPMMIDQYYCDKKFCKNQTGGVTISGVRFDQFVGTYAAQPLRIACSHDVPCTEVDLVDIRLKPSPGLGGSREASCYNSYGKAVAPLVPASIDDCLRSDGASIKRIARSHDVVCW comes from the exons ATGAAGCAATACACCAATACTTCATGTCTCCGACTTGTTCGACCGATAATTATAGCCATTCTAACAATAATGCACATCGCCATCACGCATTGTGCTGGTCAAGTCAAGGCCGAGAGGAGTCACATGATCAAGAAGAGCAAGCGTCACGGCCACAAGCATCATAATGCTCCTGCACCTGCTCCTGCTCCTCAATATGGCGATCATCCAGCTGAGGCAAGCATGTTCAATGTGCTCTCTTTTGGAGCCGAAGGAGATGGAGTCTCCGACGATTCGAAGGTGCGTGTTCGCGTCTTCTTTAGCCTGCTTTTGA GCAGTTCAAATGAACAGGCATTCTTGGCGGCATGGAAAGCGGCTTGCAAGGTACCGACGGCCACTTTGGTAATCCCGCAAGGACTCAAGTTCCTGGTCAAGCCCATCTCTTTTAAAGGCCCTTGCATGCCTAATCTTGTTCTTCAG ATAGATGGAATTGTGCAAGCTCCTCCAAAAGTAGGCTATTGGAAAAAATCCAGCTTATTCCAATGGCTGAATTTCAAATGGGTCCAGAACTTCACAGTCCAAGGCACTGGGACTGTTGATGGTCAAGGGGCCGAGTGGTGGAGTCTCTCCCAGACGCCGCACTACAATGTGCAG AGGACATCGAAACACATTCTGGGCATGAAACCGACT GCTTTGCGGTTTTATTCCAGCTATAACGTGACGGTCCGCGGCATCAGCATCGTCAATAGTCCTCTCTGCCATCTGAAGTTCGACAATTCCAGAGGGATCAAGATTAGCAACATAGCCATTTCCTCGCCCGAGGACAGCCCAAACACCGACGGCATTCACCTTCAAAACAGCCAGCACGTAGAAATCGAACACTCTAATATCGGCTGCG GAGATGACTGTGTTTCTGTACAAACAGGCTGCTCTGACGTCTACATCCATCACATTAGTTGCGGTCCTGGACACGGTATAAG CTTAGGAGGATTAGGGAAAGACAAAACCGTTGCATGCGTCTCCAACATTATCGTAGACAACCTCTCTCTAGAAAATACACTCTACGGTGTAAGAATCAAGACCTGGCAG GGAGGAGTTGGGTCAGTCAAGAACGTATCGTTCTCCAACGTTCAAGTTTCCCACGTGAAGGTCCCGATGATGATCGATCAATACTACTGCGACAAGAAGTTTTGCAAGAACCAGACGGGAGGCGTCACGATTTCCGGGGTCCGATTCGACCAGTTCGTCGGGACTTACGCAGCGCAGCCCCTTCGCATAGCGTGCAGCCACGACGTCCCGTGCACCGAGGTCGATTTGGTGGACATCCGGTTGAAGCCGTCGCCGGGACTCGGCGGTTCCCGGGAGGCCTCGTGTTACAACTCTTATGGGAAAGCGGTGGCTCCTCTTGTTCCTGCTAGCATTGACGATTGCTTGAGAAGTGATGGTGCATCGATCAAGAGAATTGCTAGGTCACACGATGTAGTTTGCTGGTGA